The proteins below are encoded in one region of Pseudomonas putida S13.1.2:
- a CDS encoding RraA family protein, producing the protein MSLPHDYQNIAKVLGTSTLYEASGLPCAVDREIRAVWKGAFIAAPAYPLQCSPGDNLGLHLAVAKAPRGSVLVCDTADFVAGYWGEVLTVAAETAGIVGLVINGGVRDIAALEAHGFPVFARGISVKGTVKATTPSVGKPFDFSGAQVSAGDLVVADEDGVIIIPANAVEHTLREGQKRADKEAVFMGKLREGKTTMDLMGLSHPEEHA; encoded by the coding sequence ATGAGCCTTCCACACGATTACCAGAACATTGCAAAGGTCCTGGGCACCTCCACCCTGTACGAGGCGTCCGGGCTGCCGTGCGCGGTCGACCGCGAGATCCGCGCTGTCTGGAAAGGCGCATTCATCGCCGCGCCGGCTTACCCGCTGCAGTGTTCACCAGGTGACAACCTGGGCCTGCACCTGGCCGTGGCCAAAGCGCCGCGCGGCAGCGTGCTGGTGTGTGATACCGCCGACTTCGTCGCCGGCTATTGGGGTGAGGTGCTCACGGTGGCGGCGGAAACGGCAGGCATCGTTGGCCTGGTGATCAACGGTGGTGTGCGCGACATCGCCGCGCTCGAAGCACATGGTTTCCCTGTATTTGCGCGTGGCATCTCTGTCAAAGGCACCGTCAAGGCCACCACGCCTTCGGTCGGCAAGCCGTTCGATTTCAGCGGTGCGCAGGTCAGCGCCGGCGATCTGGTCGTCGCGGACGAGGATGGTGTGATCATCATCCCGGCCAATGCCGTTGAACATACCCTGCGGGAGGGGCAGAAGCGCGCGGACAAAGAGGCCGTTTTCATGGGCAAGCTACGCGAAGGCAAAACCACCATGGACCTGATGGGCCTCTCCCACCCGGAGGAGCACGCGTGA
- a CDS encoding alanine/glycine:cation symporter family protein produces MLEAINGFLSGKLLIVLVVGLGAYFTVKTRFVQLRYFLHMFKVFKDSLTSSSTQISSFQALMLSLAGRVGAGNIAGVGVAVTLGGPGAVFWMWVTALVGMATTLFECSLAQLYKRHNGSGQFHGGPSFYMEYGLNKRWLGVVMAVLLIVTFGFSFNGLQSHAVTHSLQNAFGFDPAYSGIALAAVLALVFMGGIKRIARVADLLVPVKTLAYIAVTLYVIVLQFDHVPLMLLTIVKSAFGLDQAFGGLIGSAIVMGVKRGVFANEAGLGSAPNVAAVAEVRHPVSQGVVQAFSVFFDTFIICTCTALLILLSGFYTAGFAGDGIVLTQNSLAAVVGDWGRSFISVALALFVFTSILYNYYLGENNLRFILGKNRKALLSYRALVLALILWGSVQDLSTVFAFADITMTLSALVNLIALVLLCRVGLRLLADYDAQRKAGVAEPVLTASAFHDLNIDRTIWSNAPEQVDKDQGLGVLEPEPPKIS; encoded by the coding sequence ATGCTCGAAGCCATCAATGGCTTTCTCTCGGGAAAGCTGCTTATCGTCCTGGTCGTCGGACTGGGCGCTTATTTCACCGTAAAGACACGGTTTGTGCAGCTTCGCTATTTCCTGCACATGTTCAAGGTGTTCAAGGACAGCCTTACCAGCAGTTCGACTCAAATCAGTTCCTTCCAGGCCCTCATGCTCAGCCTGGCCGGCCGTGTCGGGGCGGGTAACATCGCCGGCGTCGGCGTGGCTGTAACCTTGGGCGGTCCTGGCGCGGTGTTCTGGATGTGGGTTACCGCACTGGTCGGGATGGCCACCACATTGTTCGAATGCAGCCTGGCGCAGTTGTACAAGCGCCACAACGGCAGCGGCCAATTTCATGGCGGCCCGTCGTTCTATATGGAATACGGGCTGAACAAGCGATGGCTGGGCGTGGTGATGGCGGTACTGTTGATCGTCACGTTCGGTTTTTCCTTCAATGGCCTGCAGTCACACGCGGTAACCCATTCACTGCAAAATGCCTTTGGCTTTGACCCCGCCTATTCCGGCATCGCCCTGGCCGCCGTGCTAGCGCTGGTGTTCATGGGTGGCATCAAACGCATCGCCAGGGTGGCAGACCTGCTGGTACCGGTGAAAACGCTGGCCTACATAGCGGTTACCCTGTACGTGATTGTGCTGCAATTTGATCACGTGCCCTTGATGCTGTTGACCATCGTGAAAAGCGCGTTCGGGCTCGATCAAGCCTTCGGTGGCCTGATCGGCAGCGCAATCGTGATGGGTGTGAAGCGTGGCGTATTCGCCAACGAAGCTGGCCTGGGCAGTGCACCAAACGTCGCAGCGGTGGCCGAAGTTCGGCACCCTGTCTCACAAGGTGTCGTGCAGGCGTTCAGCGTGTTTTTCGATACGTTCATCATCTGCACCTGCACCGCTTTGCTGATCTTGCTGTCGGGCTTCTATACCGCTGGTTTCGCGGGTGACGGCATCGTGCTGACGCAGAACTCGCTTGCCGCAGTGGTCGGTGACTGGGGCCGCAGCTTCATCAGCGTTGCACTTGCGTTGTTCGTGTTCACCTCGATTCTCTACAACTACTACCTGGGCGAAAACAACCTGAGGTTTATTCTGGGCAAGAACCGCAAGGCGCTGCTGAGCTATCGCGCCCTGGTACTGGCCTTGATTCTCTGGGGCTCGGTTCAAGATCTGAGTACAGTGTTTGCCTTCGCCGACATCACCATGACCCTTTCTGCGCTGGTGAACCTCATCGCCCTGGTCCTGCTATGCCGAGTTGGCCTGCGACTGCTCGCAGATTATGACGCACAGCGCAAAGCCGGCGTTGCCGAGCCGGTTCTCACCGCCAGTGCCTTCCACGACCTCAACATAGACAGGACCATCTGGAGCAATGCTCCAGAGCAGGTCGATAAAGATCAGGGGCTGGGTGTACTCGAACCTGAGCCACCAAAAATATCTTGA
- a CDS encoding RraA family protein has product MSLSDKDLVALFQGLDTPGVSDAMDKLGLPGQAFGIAPLANYSQVVVGPAFTVQYVSASTPPGTVGDFIDEVAPGDVVVIANEGRTDCTVWGDIMTQYALARGIAGTVIDGVCRDVNKALGEGYPLFSKGRFMRTGKDRVEVVAVNQPVSVGHARVCARDIVVADANGVVIVPRDRAQEVAETARRIEHVEAQIREQIATGKSLKEARAALGYHSLQSKQS; this is encoded by the coding sequence ATGAGCCTTTCTGATAAAGACCTGGTCGCCTTGTTCCAAGGCCTGGATACCCCGGGGGTGTCCGACGCGATGGACAAGCTGGGCCTTCCCGGTCAGGCCTTTGGTATCGCGCCGCTGGCCAACTACAGCCAGGTCGTGGTCGGCCCGGCCTTCACTGTCCAGTACGTCAGTGCAAGTACACCGCCAGGCACCGTGGGTGACTTCATTGATGAAGTAGCACCCGGCGACGTTGTGGTCATCGCCAACGAAGGCCGTACCGATTGCACGGTGTGGGGCGATATCATGACCCAGTACGCCCTGGCCCGCGGTATTGCCGGCACGGTCATTGATGGTGTCTGCCGCGATGTGAACAAGGCGCTGGGCGAAGGCTACCCGCTGTTCAGCAAAGGCCGCTTCATGCGTACCGGCAAGGACCGCGTCGAGGTCGTGGCCGTCAACCAGCCGGTGTCGGTTGGCCATGCCCGGGTTTGTGCTCGGGACATCGTCGTCGCTGACGCCAATGGTGTCGTCATTGTCCCGCGTGACCGTGCCCAGGAAGTTGCTGAAACGGCACGTCGCATCGAACACGTCGAAGCGCAAATCCGCGAACAGATTGCCACTGGCAAAAGCCTCAAAGAGGCTCGTGCCGCCCTCGGTTACCACTCCCTGCAGAGCAAGCAATCATGA
- a CDS encoding DUF4286 family protein, translating into MNGSPFGMLFVASDIDAVHELEFNRWYDEEHLPDRASMAGVIKATRFKSPSDSPKYLALYWAEGISAFDCPEYAHAFKYQSVWSKKILPLMQKPTRRIGEAFGQFDQPGGEWVAVVAAAEATEPRSLTILYPALAEISGYIQSYLVSPVPSLSLPLPQEAGNPRPMTPMLIMECASESAARQAVESSLIHLPAGSAHFGVYQSLSNGSVGEVR; encoded by the coding sequence ATGAACGGCTCACCATTTGGTATGTTATTTGTTGCATCTGACATTGATGCAGTGCATGAACTTGAATTCAACCGCTGGTACGACGAGGAGCATCTTCCGGACCGTGCATCGATGGCCGGAGTGATCAAGGCAACACGCTTTAAATCCCCATCCGATTCTCCGAAATACCTCGCGCTCTATTGGGCAGAGGGCATCTCTGCCTTCGACTGCCCGGAATATGCGCATGCGTTCAAGTACCAGTCTGTCTGGTCCAAGAAGATTCTTCCGCTCATGCAGAAGCCCACCCGTCGCATCGGTGAAGCTTTTGGGCAATTTGACCAGCCTGGAGGGGAGTGGGTGGCAGTCGTCGCAGCAGCCGAAGCTACTGAGCCTCGCTCGCTGACAATCCTTTATCCAGCCCTTGCCGAGATCTCTGGGTATATCCAGAGCTACCTGGTAAGCCCTGTGCCATCGCTGAGCTTGCCGTTACCTCAAGAAGCCGGCAATCCGCGGCCGATGACTCCCATGCTGATCATGGAGTGCGCCAGCGAAAGTGCAGCGCGACAGGCTGTCGAATCCAGCCTGATCCATTTGCCAGCCGGTAGCGCTCACTTTGGCGTGTATCAGAGCTTGAGCAATGGCTCAGTTGGGGAGGTGCGTTGA
- a CDS encoding RraA family protein, translating into MSLKAPLERLAVLDTNTVSDALDFLQLPGATNGLMPLWNCPKIVGRASTVQLGPKQDVAPTVHLITPVIEQITTDDRVLVIAGGVDGISSWGDILANAARRKGIRGSIIDGFSRDICGSADIGYPVYGRGVTMISARNRLIQIDAAVTVRMAGVDVDEGDYVIADACGTVFVPAGAIEKVLDLAERIDRRQAGMVDAVRAGRSVEEVMHDTQFEAIKVEH; encoded by the coding sequence ATGAGCTTGAAAGCCCCGCTTGAGCGCCTGGCTGTGCTCGATACCAATACGGTGTCGGACGCGCTGGACTTCCTCCAACTGCCTGGAGCCACCAACGGCCTGATGCCGCTCTGGAACTGCCCGAAGATTGTTGGCCGAGCCAGCACGGTGCAGCTGGGGCCAAAGCAGGACGTGGCACCCACCGTTCACCTGATTACCCCAGTCATCGAGCAGATCACCACCGATGACCGCGTGCTGGTCATTGCGGGTGGCGTTGACGGTATTTCCAGCTGGGGCGACATCTTGGCCAACGCCGCCCGGCGCAAAGGCATCCGTGGCTCGATCATCGATGGCTTCAGCCGCGACATCTGCGGCAGTGCCGACATCGGCTACCCGGTCTACGGCCGTGGCGTGACCATGATCAGCGCGCGCAACAGGCTCATCCAGATCGACGCGGCTGTCACCGTTCGCATGGCTGGCGTTGACGTGGATGAAGGCGACTACGTGATTGCCGACGCATGCGGCACCGTTTTCGTCCCGGCCGGTGCCATCGAGAAGGTGCTTGACCTGGCCGAGCGTATCGACCGTCGCCAGGCCGGCATGGTGGACGCCGTCCGCGCAGGCCGTTCGGTCGAGGAAGTGATGCACGACACCCAATTCGAAGCCATCAAGGTGGAGCACTGA
- a CDS encoding alpha/beta fold hydrolase produces MANLARFTHEKLPLNIDGVLLDLAVIHRSGPKAPILFLHGFGSTKEDYADITLQPAFEGHPFIAYDAPGCGETECADLARINIPLLVKTAQAVLAHFGVDQFHLVGHSMGGLTGLMLADAAPDRVLSFVDIEGNIAPEDCFLSRQIHDHPREDDLGFFRDFIERTRLAADPASALYAASLAHKVRTGAVRGIFESMVELSDNGCLMEKFLALPFPRQYMYGATNAHLSYLDDIAAQGVQLACIPDCGHFPMYSNPALMWQHIKALQDRA; encoded by the coding sequence GTGGCAAACCTTGCTCGCTTCACTCACGAGAAACTGCCGTTGAACATCGACGGCGTGCTGCTGGATCTGGCGGTGATCCATCGTTCCGGCCCCAAGGCACCTATCCTCTTCCTGCATGGGTTCGGTTCTACCAAAGAAGACTATGCCGACATCACGCTGCAGCCCGCATTCGAAGGTCATCCCTTCATTGCCTACGATGCGCCTGGTTGCGGAGAAACCGAATGCGCCGACCTCGCCCGCATCAACATCCCCTTGCTGGTGAAGACTGCCCAGGCCGTACTTGCACATTTTGGCGTCGACCAATTTCACCTGGTCGGCCACTCCATGGGTGGCCTGACCGGGCTGATGCTCGCTGATGCCGCCCCGGATCGAGTGCTGAGTTTTGTCGACATCGAGGGCAATATTGCGCCCGAAGATTGCTTCCTCAGCCGGCAGATCCACGATCACCCGCGCGAAGACGATTTGGGCTTTTTCCGCGACTTCATCGAGCGCACCCGGCTTGCCGCCGATCCTGCCAGCGCACTCTATGCGGCCAGCCTGGCGCACAAAGTACGTACCGGGGCGGTGCGCGGCATCTTCGAGTCCATGGTTGAGCTGTCAGATAACGGCTGTCTGATGGAGAAGTTCCTGGCGCTACCCTTCCCGCGCCAGTACATGTACGGCGCAACCAACGCCCACCTTTCCTATCTGGACGACATCGCTGCCCAAGGGGTGCAACTGGCGTGCATCCCTGATTGTGGCCACTTCCCGATGTACTCCAACCCGGCGCTGATGTGGCAGCACATCAAGGCACTGCAAGACCGCGCCTGA
- a CDS encoding acetyl-CoA carboxylase biotin carboxyl carrier protein: MDKPLVERLVSLFENSALSEIEYSADGTRIRLVKASGQTVPEQPRLIEAQPPMTTPTRQSSWTIDAGLTGIFYRAPSPDEPTFVDVGTVIEEGQQVGIIEAMKMLNVLESERSGRVVRILVEDGASVEAGTPLFELQLREDAHV, from the coding sequence ATGGACAAACCCCTTGTCGAACGGCTCGTCAGTCTGTTCGAAAACAGCGCGTTGAGTGAAATCGAATACTCGGCGGACGGCACGCGTATTCGGTTGGTGAAAGCGTCGGGTCAAACTGTGCCTGAGCAGCCGCGGCTGATTGAAGCGCAGCCACCCATGACAACCCCGACACGCCAATCGAGTTGGACCATTGATGCTGGATTGACTGGCATTTTCTACCGCGCACCTTCGCCGGATGAGCCCACTTTCGTCGACGTTGGCACTGTCATCGAGGAAGGCCAGCAGGTCGGAATCATTGAGGCGATGAAGATGCTTAACGTGCTCGAAAGCGAGCGCAGCGGGCGTGTGGTACGCATCCTGGTGGAGGACGGTGCTTCGGTCGAAGCTGGGACGCCGTTGTTCGAGCTGCAGTTGAGGGAGGACGCCCATGTTTGA
- the pxpB gene encoding 5-oxoprolinase subunit PxpB, giving the protein MRDIDILEAPAAELLFSPSGCGAVLVDSCQSVFSPSVQRKFFSLARALETDQQISELVLGVNNLLVMFDPLVSSPSAIEQLIQGLWLYPDALPSTPRVMEIPVSYCGEAGEDLAMLAEYAGLSIDQWIERHSNATYEVACIGSMPGFAYLTGLPAELARPRRASPRAQLAKGSVIIGGTQAGVMPCTAPSGWHVVGRTDVDLFDIQKQQPCLLLPGDQVRFLVREEVS; this is encoded by the coding sequence ATGCGAGATATAGATATTCTTGAAGCGCCTGCCGCCGAATTATTGTTTAGCCCGTCAGGTTGTGGTGCAGTGCTTGTTGATAGTTGCCAGTCAGTTTTTTCGCCAAGCGTGCAAAGAAAGTTTTTTTCACTCGCGCGCGCGCTGGAAACTGATCAACAGATCAGTGAATTGGTGCTCGGGGTGAACAATCTGTTGGTCATGTTTGACCCGCTCGTTAGTTCGCCTTCGGCGATTGAACAACTGATTCAGGGCCTTTGGCTGTATCCCGATGCGCTTCCTTCCACCCCCAGGGTTATGGAAATCCCGGTGAGCTACTGCGGTGAAGCCGGTGAGGACCTGGCCATGCTCGCCGAGTACGCGGGGCTCAGCATTGATCAGTGGATCGAACGTCACAGTAACGCGACCTACGAGGTGGCGTGCATCGGCTCCATGCCGGGCTTCGCCTACCTGACCGGGCTACCCGCCGAACTGGCCAGACCCAGAAGAGCTTCGCCGCGGGCACAGCTCGCCAAAGGCTCTGTGATTATTGGCGGCACGCAAGCTGGCGTGATGCCGTGCACTGCACCGTCAGGCTGGCACGTGGTTGGGCGTACCGACGTCGATTTGTTCGACATTCAAAAACAGCAGCCATGCCTGCTGTTGCCCGGCGATCAAGTCCGGTTCCTGGTCCGGGAGGAAGTGTCATGA
- a CDS encoding LysR family transcriptional regulator, with the protein MINFRLIRHLWLFLAVAEDQNFSRAAKRLGMSQPPLTEQIQALEQSLRIQLFTRSRRGAQLTAAGAAILPAVRKFADQLERLELAVHEAVAGHAGVVTIGAITSAMIDVLPQLIERFKQDHPLVTVSVREIDSAEAIPALEAGDIDIAFARLEGNLGRHLQSMPLSEDRLAVAMPKDHPLAASAAIELKALADETLVMASRDVSPVYFDYLVGLCKASGFAPRIVHQVRSVTAQVAFVSCGQGIALVPTSMDKLAPGNVLVRPLQPEVKVVTTAMAWHGVNGNPLVDAMIDQAKQIFAS; encoded by the coding sequence GTGATCAACTTTCGTTTGATACGTCACCTGTGGCTGTTCCTGGCCGTTGCCGAGGACCAGAACTTCAGCCGCGCGGCCAAGCGGCTGGGCATGTCACAGCCGCCGTTGACTGAGCAGATCCAGGCGCTTGAACAGTCCCTTCGCATTCAACTGTTCACCCGCTCTCGCCGTGGCGCTCAGCTCACTGCCGCCGGGGCTGCAATTCTCCCCGCTGTGCGCAAGTTTGCTGATCAGCTGGAGCGGCTGGAGTTGGCGGTTCACGAGGCCGTCGCCGGCCACGCCGGCGTGGTGACCATCGGGGCGATCACCTCGGCCATGATCGATGTGCTGCCCCAGTTGATCGAGCGGTTCAAGCAAGACCACCCGTTGGTCACGGTTTCGGTTCGAGAGATCGATAGCGCAGAGGCGATACCCGCGCTTGAGGCCGGCGATATCGACATCGCGTTTGCGCGCCTTGAAGGCAACCTCGGCCGGCATCTGCAGTCCATGCCGCTGTCAGAGGATCGCCTGGCAGTCGCGATGCCCAAGGATCACCCACTGGCCGCCAGTGCAGCCATTGAGCTCAAGGCACTTGCCGATGAAACCCTGGTGATGGCCTCACGAGACGTCAGCCCGGTGTATTTCGACTATCTGGTGGGGCTATGCAAGGCCAGCGGCTTCGCGCCGCGTATCGTGCATCAGGTCCGCTCTGTCACGGCGCAGGTGGCGTTCGTCAGTTGTGGCCAGGGCATCGCTTTGGTGCCCACCTCAATGGACAAGCTTGCCCCTGGAAATGTATTGGTGCGGCCGTTGCAGCCCGAAGTGAAGGTTGTTACCACCGCCATGGCATGGCACGGCGTTAACGGCAATCCCTTGGTGGATGCGATGATTGACCAGGCCAAGCAGATTTTTGCGTCATAG
- a CDS encoding MFS transporter: MNTSIASVDQSEPISTEHPGKRADIRRLAAASSIGTTLEWYDFTVYNLMAALVFNVIFFPSFDPLAGTVIAFSTYAVGYVSRPLGGIIFGSLGDKLGRRWVLVATLILMGTVTGLMGLLPTYETWGIWSPILLVLLRFLQGAAIGGEWAGSVLLSMEHGEDRHRGRNASFTQVGPACGTLLGAGFIALITFVMTPETFQEWGWRIPFLSSVLLVMLGFWLRRGVDETPVFKSIEAKEAKVDAPVREVFVGHWRRLLVAGGARIGSDIVYALLVVFTLAYVTNVLHLPRSTALTATIIGSVFHAISVPLFGMLSDRLGRRPVYALGAVLSLGWGFVFFVLLDTASPVLIGLAVIVGMIFQAMMFGPQAAFVTEQFPTRVRYAGSSLAYTLAGIVGSGLAPLVITGIFKVYESSFAVSLYIAGGLIITLIALAFARETAKKPLED; the protein is encoded by the coding sequence ATGAACACTTCGATCGCATCCGTGGATCAATCAGAACCCATCAGCACCGAACATCCTGGAAAACGCGCCGATATCAGGCGGCTCGCCGCTGCCAGCTCGATCGGAACTACGCTCGAATGGTATGACTTCACCGTCTACAACCTGATGGCTGCGCTGGTCTTCAACGTCATCTTCTTCCCTTCGTTCGACCCGTTGGCCGGTACCGTCATTGCTTTCTCCACCTATGCGGTGGGTTATGTCTCGCGCCCTTTGGGCGGGATCATCTTCGGCAGCCTGGGCGACAAGCTCGGCCGGCGCTGGGTTTTGGTAGCGACGCTGATCTTGATGGGCACAGTTACCGGGCTGATGGGGTTGTTACCTACCTATGAAACCTGGGGTATTTGGAGCCCGATCCTGCTGGTCTTGCTGCGCTTCCTGCAAGGGGCGGCTATTGGTGGGGAGTGGGCCGGATCAGTACTGTTGTCCATGGAGCATGGCGAAGATCGCCATCGTGGCCGGAATGCTTCCTTCACACAGGTAGGACCGGCCTGCGGGACCCTGCTGGGTGCCGGGTTCATTGCCTTGATCACTTTTGTCATGACGCCAGAGACGTTCCAGGAGTGGGGCTGGCGTATTCCATTCCTGTCCAGTGTCCTGCTGGTGATGCTCGGTTTCTGGCTGCGTCGTGGTGTAGATGAGACCCCGGTGTTCAAGTCGATCGAGGCGAAGGAAGCCAAAGTCGACGCACCGGTGCGGGAAGTGTTCGTTGGCCACTGGCGCCGTTTGCTGGTCGCAGGCGGCGCACGTATCGGCTCGGACATCGTCTACGCGCTGCTGGTGGTGTTCACGCTTGCTTATGTGACCAACGTACTCCATTTACCGCGTTCTACTGCGCTGACTGCCACGATTATCGGTTCCGTGTTCCATGCCATCAGTGTTCCGCTGTTCGGCATGCTCTCCGACCGATTGGGGCGTCGCCCGGTCTACGCATTGGGAGCCGTGCTATCGCTTGGCTGGGGGTTCGTATTCTTCGTGCTGCTGGATACTGCATCCCCTGTGCTCATCGGCCTGGCAGTCATTGTCGGCATGATCTTCCAGGCAATGATGTTCGGCCCCCAAGCTGCTTTCGTTACCGAGCAATTCCCCACCCGCGTCAGGTATGCCGGATCGTCGTTGGCCTATACCTTGGCCGGCATCGTCGGAAGCGGACTGGCCCCACTGGTTATTACGGGGATATTCAAGGTCTACGAGTCTTCGTTCGCTGTAAGCCTGTATATCGCTGGCGGGCTGATCATCACTTTGATAGCACTCGCATTCGCGCGTGAAACCGCCAAAAAGCCGTTAGAAGACTAA
- a CDS encoding pyridoxal phosphate-dependent aminotransferase, with amino-acid sequence MSLATLNRRLEAAKPSATYKIIDRVAARRADGAKIISLCAGEPDFDTPEHIRTAAISAINSGQTRYTQVAGLRTLREAIARKYQRENGLDVSWQDTLVCSGGKQVIFNALAATLNEGDEVVIPAPYWVSYPEMVELCGGESRIVACGAESGFKLTPQALAEAIGPKTRWLILNSPSNPTGAVYDRDELQALAEVLLAHPQVLILADDIYEHLIFDGRDFLTLAQVEPRLAARTLTMNGVSKAYAMTGWRIGFATGPRWLLEAMEKLQGQQTSGACSISQHAAIAALDGPKDFIAHSREVFQRRRDFMVDLLNQAPGISCEVPGGAFYAFTDCSGLIGKRSPAGRELVNDEAVALALLEEANVAVVQGSAFGLSGYLRIAYALDDESLRAACQAIHRFCEDAR; translated from the coding sequence GTGAGCCTGGCAACGCTGAACCGTCGCCTGGAGGCTGCCAAGCCTTCGGCGACCTACAAGATCATCGACCGCGTCGCTGCGCGCCGCGCAGACGGGGCGAAGATCATATCGCTTTGCGCGGGTGAGCCCGACTTCGATACGCCGGAGCACATCCGTACTGCGGCCATCAGTGCGATCAACAGTGGCCAAACCCGTTACACCCAGGTAGCCGGCCTTCGCACGCTGCGTGAAGCCATCGCACGCAAATACCAGCGTGAGAATGGTCTTGATGTCAGCTGGCAGGACACGCTGGTGTGCAGTGGCGGCAAGCAGGTCATCTTCAATGCCCTGGCCGCAACCCTGAACGAAGGCGACGAGGTTGTGATCCCAGCGCCATACTGGGTCAGCTATCCAGAAATGGTTGAACTGTGCGGTGGCGAGTCGCGGATCGTCGCTTGTGGCGCCGAGTCGGGCTTCAAGCTGACCCCGCAAGCGCTGGCCGAAGCCATCGGGCCGAAAACCCGCTGGCTGATCCTGAACTCACCGTCCAACCCCACAGGCGCCGTGTACGACCGCGACGAATTGCAGGCTCTGGCTGAGGTGTTGCTGGCCCATCCGCAGGTACTTATTCTGGCGGACGATATCTATGAGCACCTGATATTCGACGGCCGTGACTTCCTCACGCTTGCCCAGGTTGAACCACGCCTGGCTGCGCGGACACTGACCATGAACGGCGTGTCGAAGGCCTACGCCATGACGGGTTGGCGGATCGGGTTCGCCACCGGTCCTCGCTGGCTGCTTGAGGCGATGGAAAAGCTTCAGGGTCAGCAGACCTCGGGTGCGTGTTCCATCTCGCAGCACGCTGCAATCGCAGCCCTGGACGGTCCGAAAGACTTCATCGCCCACAGCCGCGAAGTATTCCAGCGGCGCCGCGATTTCATGGTCGACCTGCTCAACCAGGCGCCGGGCATCAGTTGTGAGGTGCCAGGCGGGGCTTTCTACGCTTTTACCGACTGCTCTGGGCTGATCGGCAAGCGCTCACCTGCTGGGCGCGAATTGGTCAATGACGAGGCTGTGGCCCTGGCGTTGCTGGAGGAGGCCAATGTTGCAGTCGTTCAGGGCAGTGCTTTTGGTCTTTCAGGGTATCTGCGCATTGCTTATGCGCTGGATGACGAGTCGCTGCGTGCGGCTTGCCAGGCCATTCACCGCTTCTGTGAGGACGCACGGTAG
- a CDS encoding biotin-dependent carboxyltransferase family protein, with the protein MIEVLSSGALNLVQDLGRSGCMAMGVSRSGAMDAPALMIANWLVGNQQNAAGLEVNIFPFRFKPERTLLVSCTGAHCAMNVDGYPVPSWTCLEIRAGQQVVVERPRLGGRAYLAFSGGVDAPVQLGSRATDLKAGFGGHEGRGVNRGDRLQLLPQSLSSTDRAILPLERVLHAEAMRRQQVTVRAIAAAQADDFSSTSLDAFYSSPYEVTPQANRVGYRLQGQPLQILRPIELLSHGIAPGTVQVPPAGQPIVQLAEANTCGGYPKIATVLDCDLWRLAQAGVGCSIYFKSITVAEGIEALAHHRAALANIQRQLGVSPSA; encoded by the coding sequence ATGATCGAAGTGCTGAGCAGTGGTGCCCTCAACCTGGTCCAGGATCTCGGGCGCTCTGGGTGTATGGCGATGGGGGTGAGCCGCAGTGGCGCCATGGATGCCCCCGCGCTGATGATTGCCAACTGGCTGGTTGGCAACCAGCAAAACGCAGCAGGGCTTGAAGTCAACATCTTTCCGTTCCGTTTCAAGCCAGAGCGTACGTTGCTCGTCAGTTGTACCGGTGCACACTGCGCAATGAACGTGGATGGGTATCCCGTACCCAGTTGGACTTGCCTGGAGATCAGGGCCGGCCAACAAGTGGTGGTTGAGCGCCCACGCTTGGGGGGCAGGGCTTATCTCGCGTTTTCAGGTGGTGTTGACGCACCGGTGCAGTTGGGCTCCCGTGCGACAGATCTGAAGGCGGGGTTTGGCGGTCATGAAGGACGCGGCGTCAATCGTGGCGACCGTCTCCAACTGTTGCCCCAAAGCCTTTCATCAACAGATCGTGCCATTCTGCCGCTTGAGCGTGTGCTGCATGCAGAGGCCATGCGTCGCCAGCAGGTGACGGTGCGGGCGATCGCTGCAGCTCAGGCTGACGACTTTTCCTCCACCTCGTTGGACGCGTTCTATTCCTCGCCCTACGAAGTTACCCCGCAGGCCAATCGTGTCGGTTACCGCCTCCAGGGCCAACCCCTGCAGATCCTTCGCCCCATCGAGTTGCTCTCCCACGGCATTGCGCCGGGCACTGTCCAGGTGCCGCCGGCGGGGCAACCCATCGTGCAACTGGCAGAAGCCAATACCTGTGGTGGCTATCCAAAGATCGCCACGGTGCTCGATTGCGATCTGTGGCGCCTTGCCCAAGCAGGCGTCGGCTGCAGCATCTATTTCAAGTCCATCACTGTGGCCGAAGGCATCGAAGCCCTTGCCCATCACCGTGCGGCGCTCGCGAACATTCAGCGACAACTGGGCGTCAGCCCATCAGCCTGA